From Coffea arabica cultivar ET-39 chromosome 2e, Coffea Arabica ET-39 HiFi, whole genome shotgun sequence, the proteins below share one genomic window:
- the LOC113732832 gene encoding long chain acyl-CoA synthetase 6, peroxisomal → MSLEESSSTAERRLRAIQGHLISAADGLNLRQIHKNETAGEFVHGQGYSVVLPEKLQSGKWNVYRSACSPLKLVTRFPDHPEIGTLHDNFVYAVESFQDYKYLGTRIRADGTIGEYKWMTYGEAATARSAIGSGLCNHGIQSGSCIGLYFINRPEWLIVDHACSAYSYISVPLYDTLGPDAVKYIVNHAYVQAIFCVPSTLNTLLSFLSEISSVRLIVVVGGVDEHLPSLPSTSGVKVISYLKLLDQGRGNIQPFCPPKPDETATICYTSGTTGTPKGVVLSHASLIASVAGVSLNVKFHPSDIYISYLPLAHIYERANQVMSIYFGAAIGFYQGDNLKLMDDLAVLRPTIFCSVPRLYNRIYAGITNAVKNSGALKERLFNAAYHSKKQAIMNGRKPSPMWDRLVFNKIKEKLGGRVRFMCSGASPLSPDILEFLRVCFSCRVMEGYGMTETSCVISSMDEGDVSVGHVGSPNPACEIKLVDVPEMNYTSEDQPHPRGEICVRGPIIFQGYYKDEIQTREVMDDEGWLHTGDIGLWLPGGRLKIIDRKKNIFKLAQGEYIAPEKIENVYAKCKFVAQCFIYGDSFNSSLVAVVSVDPDVLKEWATSEGIKFEDLAELCNDPRARAAVLADMDAVGREAQLRGFEFAKAVTLFPEPFTLENGLLTPTFKVKRAQAKEYFAKAISDMYASLSTSDPTPQSAL, encoded by the exons GTCAGGGATATAGTGTAGTTCTACCTGAAAAATTGCAGTCAGGCAAATGGAATGTATACAG ATCTGCATGCTCGCCTCTGAAGCTTGTTACTAGGTTCCCTGATCATCCTGAAATTGGCACATTACATGACAACTTTGT ATATGCCGTTGAATCGTTCCAAGATTACAAGTACTTGGGTACTCGAATTCGTGCAGATGGAACCATTGGAGA GTACAAATGGATGACATATGGTGAAGCTGCCACTGCTCGATCGGCAATAGGTTCTGGGCTTTGCAATCATGGAATACAATCA GGATCCTGTATTGGACTTTACTTCATAAATAGACCAGAATGGCTTATTGTGGATCATGCTTGCTCAGCATATTCGTATATCTCAGTTCCTTTATATGACACTCTCG GTCCAGATGCTGTTAAGTACATTGTGAATCATGCTTATGTACAGGCCATTTTTTGTGTGCCAAGCACTCTGAACACA TTGTTGAGCTTCTTATCTGAGATTTCATCTGTACGTTTAATAGTG GTCGTAGGAGGGGTAGATGAGCATCTCCCATCTCTTCCTTCAACATCTGGAGTTAAAGTTATTTCGTATTTAAAACTACTTGATCAG GGTCGTGGAAATATTCAGCCATTTTGCCCTCCCAAGCCTGATGAAACTGCAACTATATGTTATACAAGTGGCACTACTGGGACACCAAAG GGTGTGGTCTTGTCACATGCCAGTTTGATTGCAAGTGTTGCAGGCGTGAGTCTTAACGTCAAGTTTCATCCCTCTGACAT TTATATTTCTTACCTTCCTCTGGCACACATCTATGAGCGAGCCAACCAAGTTATGTCAATTTATTTTGGTGCCGCTATTGGTTTCTATCAGGGG GACAATTTGAAGTTGATGGATGATTTGGCAGTTTTAAGACCAACTATATTTTGCAGTGTCCCTCGTCTGTACAACAGAATATATGCAGG GATTACAAACGCTGTAAAAAATTCTGGGGCCCTGAAGGAGAGATTATTTAATGCCGCTTACCACTCCAAGAAGCAGGCAATCATGAACG GTAGAAAGCCATCACCCATGTGGGATAGGTTGGTTTTCaataaaattaaggaaaaacttgGAGGTCGAGTCCGCTTCATGTGTTCAGGAGCTTCACCTTTGTCACCTGATATCTTGGAGTTTCTGAGGGT ATGTTTCAGCTGTCGAGTTATGGAAGGATATGGAATGACTGAGACATCCTGTGTCATAAGCTCTATGGATGAAGGTGACGTCTCAGTTGGTCATGTTGGTTCTCCAAATCCTGCTTGTG AAATAAAGCTTGTGGATGTTCCTGAAATGAATTATACTTCTGAGGATCAGCCTCATCCACGTGGAGAGATCTGTGTAAGGGGTCCCATTATCTTCCAAGGCTATTACAAAGATGAAATTCAAAC GAGGGAAGTCATGGATGATGAGGGGTGGTTGCATACTGGAGATATTGGGTTGTGGCTACCTGGAGGGCGCCTTAAGATAATTGATAG gaaaaaaaacatatttaaGTTGGCACAGGGTGAGTATATAGCTCCTGAGAAGATTGAGAATGTCTATGCCAAGTGCAAATTTGTTGCTCAGTGCTTCATATATG GTGATAGCTTCAATTCCTCATTAGTGGCTGTAGTATCTGTAGATCCGGATGTGTTGAAAGAATGGGCCACTTCAGAAGGTATCAAG TTTGAAGATTTGGCAGAGCTATGTAATGATCCAAGAGCAAGGGCTGCTGTTCTAGCTGATATGGATGCTGTAGGAAGAGAAGCTCAG TTGAGGGGTTTCGAATTTGCAaaagcagtcactttatttccTGAGCCTTTTACTTTGGAGAATGGCCTTCTCACCCCGACGTTTAAG GTAAAGAGGGCCCAAGCAAAGGAGTATTTTGCAAAGGCAATATCTGATATGTATGCATCGCTTTCTACCTCTGATCCCACTCCACAAAGTGCTTTATGA